The following are encoded together in the Zingiber officinale cultivar Zhangliang chromosome 8A, Zo_v1.1, whole genome shotgun sequence genome:
- the LOC122012567 gene encoding protein LATERAL ROOT PRIMORDIUM 1-like: MGTVVLASAASFHPQHHHHETLLSTAATEHHPAIIPLLAATPCIVDDDNPASQGKLGGGIHVWQPAQPQATTYHHHGHPFPPYHETNPNPSPNPTLYNYLRKPVPMLESRVILGATAGAGVFTCQDCGNQAKKDCSHRRCRTCCKSRGFDCSTHVKSTWVPAARRRERQLTVAAAAGSSTSTSAPKKARLVSSQPATASHTSTSNTTPRSFDTTSSHQDAGVKENLPGHVRAPALFKCVRVTSIDDGEDEYAYHAMVKIGGRVFKGFLYDHGLDDGGGGHSDDGKEGSIPNLSELHLGNRLAGASSSSPMLPSSSDAFGGGLVGSANYDNQIN; this comes from the exons ATGGGCACGGTGGTGCTCGCCTCCGCCGCGTCCTTCCACCCGCAGCACCACCACCACGAAACATTACTCTCTACGGCGGCAACGGAGCACCACCCAGCCATCATCCCCCTCCTCGCCGCTACCCCGTGCATCGTCGACGACGACAACCCCGCCTCCCAGGGTAAGCTAGGCGGTGGGATCCACGTCTGGCAACCGGCTCAGCCGCAGGCGACCACGTATCACCACCACGGTCACCCGTTTCCCCCATACCATGAAACCAACCCTAACCCTAGTCCTAACCCTACCCTCTATAATTACCTACGGAAGCCGGTGCCGATGTTGGAATCCAGAGTAATTCTCGGAGCCACCGCCGGCGCAGGTGTGTTCACGTGCCAGGACTGTGGCAACCAGGCCAAGAAAGATTGCAGCCACCGCCGATGCCGGACTTGTTGCAAGAGCCGAGGGTTCGACTGCTCTACTCACGTGAAGAGCACTTGGGTTCCCGCTGCACGCCGTCGCGAGCGCCAACTAACTGTTGCCGCTGCAGCTggctcctccacctccacctccgcaCCCAAGAAGGCCCGCCTTGTATCTTCTCAGCCCGCCACCGCCTCCCACACCTCCACTTCCAACACCACTCCTCGTAGCTTCGACACCACCTCCAGCCACCAAG ACGCCGGCGTCAAAGAGAACCTTCCCGGCCACGTGCGTGCCCCAGCGCTGTTCAAGTGCGTGCGTGTGACGTCCATCGACGACGGCGAGGACGAGTACGCCTACCACGCCATGGTCAAGATCGGCGGCCGCGTCTTCAAAGGCTTCCTCTACGACCACGGCCTTGACGACGGCGGCGGCGGCCACTCCGACGACGGAAAGGAAGGCTCCATACCGAACCTCTCGGAGCTACACCTCGGAAACCGCTTAGCCGGCGCTTCCTCATCGTCACCGATGCTGCCATCGTCGTCGGACGCCTTCGGCGGAGGATTGGTTGGAAGCGCCAACTACGATAACCAAATAAACTGA